AGAGGTCCTTTTCTACACTATAATGGCTAGGGGGGCAGTGCTCATCTCCCCCCTTTCCGGACAATACCTTACCTGAAAGTTGCCCACCATAGAAACTGCCCTTGCCCCATCTCAACTCATCGTTTGTCCTTTGTCGGAAGGGGGAGTTCCGCATCTTGCTGAGTCAAACGCGAGTTATGAGCCAAATCGTAGAGTCTGAAGGGAAAAAATCGCTGCCCTAACGGGGTTTTCTTGCCTTATTTTCAGTAGATTGAGAGTATGGGCCACTGATTAGGACAAGGGAACTATGGCTAGAACCTCTCGTCGGATACTACTGTATCTCCGGCCGTATCGGCGCGCTTTTTTTGTTGCCCTCGCATGTACGGTGCTTTTTGGGGCATCTGAGGGTGGGATACCGTTCATTCTGCAGTATATTCTCGATGGCATTTTCGCTCAAAAGAACGAGGATATGCTTCTATGGCTGCCCGTATTGCTGTTGGGATTTGCGCTTTTCAGAGCAACCTTCGACTTTTTGCAGAGTTTTCTCCTTGCTCGGCTTGGTCACTTGGTAGTCCGTGATATTAGGAATGAGATGGAGCACAAGATCCTGGCTTTATCCCCATCTTTTTTTGTTCATGAGCGAGGAGGAGATGTTTTAAGTAAAGTCACAAATGATGTTGTTCTCGTTCGTGCATTACTGACTGATTCGGTATCTGCAGCAATTCGTGATGGAATACGTGTTGTTGTTCTGTTACTGGTCGCTTTTTATCTTGATTCTATTTTAGCGGCCATAGCGTTCGTTGCCTTTCCCTTGGCAGTTTACCCAGTAACTCGTTTTGCCCGAAGAGTTAGAAAACTTGCGCGTCGTGGTCAGGATGGAGTGGGAAATCTTAGCAGCCTATTGCAGCAAACTATACTCGGCAGCAAGGTTGTACAGGTTTTTGGGAGGGAAGACTTCGAAAGGGAGCGATATGAAGCGGAAAATCAGCGCCTCACCAGAGACTTCATTAAGTCAGAGAAAGTTCGCTCACTAACTGGGCCTATTAACGAGTTTACGGGAGCCATAGCTATTGTCCTAGTGGTGATGTACGGCGGCTATTCCGTTATTAACGGTTCTCGTAGTCAAGGTGAATTTATCGCATTTCTCGCAACTCTATTTTTGCTCTATGAACCTTTCAAGAAGCTCACGAAAGTATTCAATGCTGCTCAGCAGGGATTATCTGGGGCTGATAGAATCTTTGAGCTACTTGATGCACCAATAAAGATTAAGTCTCCAGCAAAATACAAGCCATTTCCATCATCTTTCAGTGTTGATATCGAGGATGTTACGTTTTCCTATGACACAACAAAGCGTCCTGCTTTACGCGATGTGTCTTTTTCGATTAGCGAGGGTGGAAGAGTGGCCTTAGTGGGCTTCTCTGGAGCAGGAAAGAGTACCCTTGTTGACCTTGTCCCGCGATTTATAGATCCAGACAGTGGGATAGTGAGGATTGGAGGAGAAGATATTCGCTCTCTAAAGTTAGAAGATTTGCGTGGAAGCATTGCAATGGTCGGGCAACATACCTTCCTTTTCAATGATACAATCTTCAATAACATTGCCTATGGAAAGAAGGGAGCCACACGAGCAGAGGTAGAGGCTGCCGCGCAAGCTGCTTTTGCGGCGTCTTTTATCGAAGACCTACCGCAGGGATATCATACAGAAGTAGGAGAGGGCGGATTCACTCTCTCTGGAGGGGAGCGGCAGAGAATCGCGATCGCTAGAGCTATTTTGAAAGATGCGCCCTTGTTAATCCTGGATGAAGCCACATCGTCCCTTGATAATAAGGCAGAGAGGGAGGTTCAGGCTGCTCTTGAGGCGCTTGAAAAGGAGAGGACTTCACTTGTAATTGCACATCGACTTTCAACAGTACAAGAAGCAGACATGATTATAGT
The bacterium DNA segment above includes these coding regions:
- a CDS encoding ATP-binding cassette domain-containing protein; protein product: MARTSRRILLYLRPYRRAFFVALACTVLFGASEGGIPFILQYILDGIFAQKNEDMLLWLPVLLLGFALFRATFDFLQSFLLARLGHLVVRDIRNEMEHKILALSPSFFVHERGGDVLSKVTNDVVLVRALLTDSVSAAIRDGIRVVVLLLVAFYLDSILAAIAFVAFPLAVYPVTRFARRVRKLARRGQDGVGNLSSLLQQTILGSKVVQVFGREDFERERYEAENQRLTRDFIKSEKVRSLTGPINEFTGAIAIVLVVMYGGYSVINGSRSQGEFIAFLATLFLLYEPFKKLTKVFNAAQQGLSGADRIFELLDAPIKIKSPAKYKPFPSSFSVDIEDVTFSYDTTKRPALRDVSFSISEGGRVALVGFSGAGKSTLVDLVPRFIDPDSGIVRIGGEDIRSLKLEDLRGSIAMVGQHTFLFNDTIFNNIAYGKKGATRAEVEAAAQAAFAASFIEDLPQGYHTEVGEGGFTLSGGERQRIAIARAILKDAPLLILDEATSSLDNKAEREVQAALEALEKERTSLVIAHRLSTVQEADMIIVMEDGQVVESGKHEELLRNKGAYERLHALQFRETTSESNTLPVTSMTGST